GAATTGCACATCCTGAGAAATACAATGAGGAAGGGAAAGCAAGGCCCCCAGAATTTGAAGACCCTAAGCTTTACCATTATGCTATATTTTCAGATAATGTGCTTGCAGCTTCTGTGGTGGTGAATTCCGCTGTTAAGAACTCCAAAGAGCCATCGAAACATGTGTTTCATGTAGTTACTGATAAGATGAATCTTGGGGCCATGCAGGTTATGTTTAAATTGAAGGATTATAATGGGGCCCATATAGAAGTTAAGGCAGTTGAAGATTATGAGTTTTTGAATTCATCCTATGTGCCTGTTTTGAGGCAGTTGGAGTCTGCTAATTTGCAGAGGTTTTACTTTGAGAACAAGCTCGAGAATGCAACAAAAGATACGACAAATATGAAATTTAGAAATCCCAAGTACTTGTCGATATTGAATCATTTGAGGTTTTATTTGCCTGAGATGTACCCGAAATTGCATAGGATTTTGTTCTTGGATGATGATATAGTTGTTCAAAGGGACTTAACAGGGTTGTGGAACGTAGATATGGATGGGAAGGTGAATGGGGCAGTTGAGACTTGTTTTGGGTCATTTCATAGGTATGCACAGTACATGAATTTCTCACATCCTTTGATTAAGGAGAAGTTTAATCCAAAGGCATGTGCGTGGGCGTATGGGATGAATTTCTTTGATTTGGATGCTTGGAGAAGAGAGAAGTGTACAGAAGAATATCATTACTGGCAGAATCTggtaagattaatttttatgcaTTACTTGTTTCCACTTGTGTTATACCGGTTTATGCCTCATCTTTTATGATGCTACTGATGATTGGAAAAAGGAAACTAATGTATTTAGTTGCTTTAGTTTACCTGGGCGAATTGATCCCCCTGTCCCTTTTGTAGCTGCTACagttttatattcattaatgtGCTCTGTATTACTAATTTTTGGATTAAACCTTATGTGCATTTTACCAAATTTGCAGAACGAGAACAGAACCTTGTGGAAATTGGGGACATTACCTCCAGGTTTAATCACATTTTACTCTACTACAAAGCCACTGGACAAATCATGGCATGTTCTGGGACTTGGCTATAATCCAAGCATCAGTGTGGATGAGATTAGAAATGCTGCAGTGGTACACTTCAACGGAAACATGAAGCCGTGGCTTGACATTGCCATGAACCAGTTCAAGCCTCTTTGGACTAAGTATGTTGATTATGACCTTGAATTTGTTCAAGCCTGTAATTTTGGTGCCTGAATAATCTCTGTCATAGTCAAG
This sequence is a window from Mangifera indica cultivar Alphonso chromosome 5, CATAS_Mindica_2.1, whole genome shotgun sequence. Protein-coding genes within it:
- the LOC123216662 gene encoding galacturonosyltransferase 8-like, translating into MANTRTARTGPCLIGRFGFTMKMLAFGFSIVVFTFLSLSFAFTFHSDSHHLLPSGTYRISSFGRSLLGQKSDPLKPRLDQIRKQADDHRALVMAYASYARKLKLENSKLVRNFADLSRNFTDLINKPSYRALTESDSIQIDESILRQFEKEVKERIKLTRQIIAEAKESFDNQLKIQKLKDTIFAVNEQLTKAKKQGAFSSLIAAKSIPKSLHCLAMRLMEERIAHPEKYNEEGKARPPEFEDPKLYHYAIFSDNVLAASVVVNSAVKNSKEPSKHVFHVVTDKMNLGAMQVMFKLKDYNGAHIEVKAVEDYEFLNSSYVPVLRQLESANLQRFYFENKLENATKDTTNMKFRNPKYLSILNHLRFYLPEMYPKLHRILFLDDDIVVQRDLTGLWNVDMDGKVNGAVETCFGSFHRYAQYMNFSHPLIKEKFNPKACAWAYGMNFFDLDAWRREKCTEEYHYWQNLNENRTLWKLGTLPPGLITFYSTTKPLDKSWHVLGLGYNPSISVDEIRNAAVVHFNGNMKPWLDIAMNQFKPLWTKYVDYDLEFVQACNFGA